Genomic DNA from Triticum dicoccoides isolate Atlit2015 ecotype Zavitan chromosome 4B, WEW_v2.0, whole genome shotgun sequence:
CAAGGACAATTTAAAACTATAGCAAACAAGATATGTGACAGAGCTAACAGCCAGGCAAGAAGAAAAAGAAGTTAAATTGTGGATGGAATTCAAAATTATATTGAAAAGTAATGATTCATGTTAAAATCAGAAATAGCAAGAACAGGGTGATGCATGTCACCTGCATTAATGAAACCCAGTTGCCAACAACAGCAGTTTCACCAATGACTAGACCTGTTCCATGATCCAACAATATTCCTTCTCCAATTTTGGCAGCTGCAGATTTAGCATTAAAGAATGTTAAGAGAACAGACTAAAATGCCATATCATACCACGATATAACAAAGACACCACTTAAGATGACAGTTTTACTTTTCAAaactcaaaagcaaaacctgtaTTAATTTTCAGGGGAGACAGGCCCCAGCCCCCAAATATCATCCGAGCATGAGGATATATTTAAGGATTTGATGCTTATAAATTCATAAATTGATAAATAATTGCAGACTCATACATAAGCAAGCTTTAGAAAATGATTAAAACATGAGCAATGCTTCTATGCTCCCAAAAAATGAACACAATTACAAAGACAAACCTTGGTTCAGGTTAAGATATTTACTAGGATAACATAACATACATACATATTCCCAAGCAACAGACACCATATGCACTAGTAAAGGCAACAAAACGCATTTCCGCGAAGGTAATAGAAGAAGGTAAACATGAAGTAGCTATTTTTTGAGTGGAAAAGCCAAACATCATATAGCTAAAGAGCAACCCCATTATTAAACACATCAGCAGGAAACATAAGACAATTTCGTACAGATATATGATACACCAATGATATACCTGGGTGTATATCCACTGCAAAAACCTGAAAAGAGAAGGATAGCACATGTTACTCCAACATAAATGTATGCTAAAAAACTGCTTCTTAAGAAATCAAGGTTCACCTCACTGATACGGCTTTGCAGCGCCAACGCCAGAACCTTACGCCCTTGATTCCATAATACATGAGCTATCCTGTAGGACTGCAAGGAATGGTAACCCTGTAGCAGTTTGCAAGCAACATGAGTCTTGTTACCTTTTCCAGATATGAACGATATGATAGCATGAATTTGTAGTCACCTTTAGGTATAATAGGGCCCAGCTATATTGTGCACAGGAAGGATCTCTTCCTTTGAAGGCCTAAATTTAGACAAGGAGACCATTAATGCAACGATAGTGTGATACGGAACAAATTAACATGCACACACAGAACACGACACCTCAATAGGACAATGATGCACTCACCTGAGCATCAAGGCGAATGGAACGGCGTATATCTACGTCATTCATCATGACGTCATTGAAAATGTCGATTAGCTGAGTCGCAAGCAAGGTTGGATCTTCAAGCCTGTTTGCAAGGACAAAGCTCAACGCCCGCTCCAGACAGTCGTGAGATAATACGCTCGCATATAAGAAGCTACTTAAAATAGGCTCCTTCTCTGCCTGCGAAATGCGGATACTGCCGTCAGTCATCACGTAAAACTaacagtaaacatgatgcaaagttTTGCAATAAGACAAGAAGAGTATAAGAGTCAATGACACTCGAAAGCATAGCTTCGCGACAATAAAGCTCGGATGTCGGACGTGAGTCAAAACGTTTTCGGTTCCTGCATCTTATTGGCATTGGCACTTCACACACCTTTACAAGACAGTCAGATTTCAGCATCATCAGATGTGAGTTGCCTGAAATGTTTTCCTTTTCCAGAGTTGACCTCTGAAGCAGTGACAACATAGAAACGCACTGAGGCTTCTAGCTCACACCGCAATCCGCATAGTTTGAATTGATTGCACTTTTGCCTCCATAAATTACTTTAGGTGAACTGAACTATCAACTAGTACTACTATTACACAATATCTAGTTCAGAAGAACAATAAGTCCAAGCACTTTTACCACATCAACTAACTATATttaaacaataaaattatcaagacCATATGTGTAATACACCACTATCGAACTGAACTTCAATCAGTCACTCAGACACAGAGCAGACATATATACGTGCAAGCAAATTCGAACGCTAGAGAAAGGTAGCTCAAGAGAGAAAGAGAATCCAGTTGCAGTTGTTCATTAAATTGGAACTCTAGAAATAGCTAATGACGCAGAAGAGGAGATAAAATTTAAGTCCAGTTGCGGTATTTTGATCATTAAATTCGAAGGCTAGAAAAAAAGCTAGAAGTGACTTGAAAGAAGAGAATCCAGCTGCTGGATTCTTTGCCGTCTGAAACCAAAATTCAGTCAACTGAACCTCAGCAAACACGAGAAAGGTCACGAGATCAGGAAACCACCGCCCAAAAAACGCAGCTTTTCCTCCTCACTCCAGCCCCAAATTCACCACAAAGGTGCAACCGGAGCAAAAATACAGCGATCGAATAAAAAAAACGGCGAAACGTATATAAGCGAATCTGCGATGGAGCGGCGGGATGCCATGGACGGCGCTCACCTCGGACCTGGCCTCGGCCTTGACGGCCTCCCATATGGGGTCCCCGGCGGCGGAGGGGTCGAGGAGCACGGCCCGCGCCCGCGAGCTCCCCATGACGTAGATGGGGAACATGGCCTCGGAGCGCGGGgcccggccgccgccccgccgctcccccgccgcctcgccgccgccgccggcgtggTCCTCCGACACCTTCTCGACCACGAGGCACTCGCACGACGACATGGATACGGACGGACGCGAGCGCCGGGGCTCCCGGCGGGAGACGTATCTAGGTTTTGGCCGCCGGCGCCGCGGCGGTCCGGCGCCGGAGCGGGGCGGGGAGGCGCGGGGGTGTGGGGCGAGCGGCAAAAGGAAGGAAGGAAAGGAGCGGTTGGGAgcagaggggagcggcgaggcgggacCGGCAGCAAGGGACGGTGGTGGTGAGGGGCCGGGCGTGGGTGGCTGGGCGGTGTGgtgtggcgcggcgcggcggggcgAGCGTTTGGAGGCTTGCGCTTTTGGTCGGGGTCCGTCCTCTCCTGGGAATTTTGCGGCGCGTGGGGGAGGAGAGGATGGGATCACGATCACGGGGCCCGCCCGCCCGGACCCGTGCCGGAACGGCGGCCACGACTGCTGTGTGGGACCGTGGATGCGCAACGCGCCGCACAACCAACGGTGGCCTTGTGCAACGCCCGCGGCGCCTCTCTCCTGCTCGGGCCTGCCCGTTGCATTGCAGCTCGGAGGCGTTTCATTCTATTTTCAAATCTtcaaactttcgatctattcatgaGTACAAATAACACCGGgagtaaaaattacatccaggtcgGCGACTACGAGTACAGCAAGGCGCGCCGTCGTCATTACCCCACCCTCATCAGAGCCgggcaaacattgttgtagtagGCATCACGAGACCAGCACAACAGAACAACAACCGCCGATGATGAAGAGgatcgtagatcggaaggatccaacctgcagACACACTTATGTAGGTGAATGACGACCGGATCCAAGCGAGTCCACTGAAGATAAACTCCGACCGGATCTCACGAgacccgccggagacacaccttcgCACGTCCTCCAACGACGCTAGTAGCACCGCCGGGAAAGGTACTAGGCGAGGAGAACCTTATTACATCTTAAGAAAATGAATCATACGAGACGAGGCGGATCAGCGCAAGTGCCGACGAGAGGTAGGCCTAGCTAAGAGCCTTGGTCACAGGAGGCGGGAGCGAAGGGGTCTTCACTCCGCCCCTTGTAAGTTGGTTTTCCCTCTTCAGCCTTCTTGGTTTGGAATAATCTAAACTAAATCGATACTTTtcttcttatcttgatgaaaaccaAGCAatgcattaactcaatcaaatctTATCAAAATAATATACTGCACCAACTCAATCAAATCTTACCAAAACAATATCTTGCGTCAACTCAATAAGATCAAATCAAATCTTACAAAAACTCAATTAAATCGAAACTTTCCTTGGAGCGAACTAGGCAacccaatataatgaggacaagaaTATATAGTGAATGCAAGATCAAGAGACCAAATTAAACCACAAGTAGTGGCTAGGGTCAGAGATAACCGACGACACGAAGAcaaggatgtatcccgatgttcacttccttggaggggagctagtcaccgttagagaggtggatgttaccacgaaggtacACCAAtgacacgaaggctcaccctattctccctttgatacaacaccacgaaggcgtttctgaACCACTattggtagaccttgaggcggcctccaaaccttcacaaactttccaggggcaaatcacaagttgattcctcatcaGAGCACTCCTActacctaggagtctccaacctccaagagtaacaagatcaaggggaaatgctcaagacttgctcaaatcatgaaCTCCTTTGGTCACAAGAggagagggagtggatctatcacttgattgaaaAATCTCTCAAGAACTCTTAcgaatctctccgggatctaagatttaGTGTAGGAGAAGTAAGAGGGGGCACTTAGGTGTTATGGGGTTCTTTTGGACGAAGTGGTCAACCCTCTATCGGATTAGTaaaggggtatatatagcaagcCTCGAAAACTAGCCGGTTTTTACTAAGTGGTTGTGACGGGCTGGACCTCTGGACGGCGGCCGGACATCCAACGGCTGTCAAGTGTGCACACAAACACAAAAAACATGGTCAATGcagggcccggacatctggccaatCTTAGGCCCACGGATATCCGGCAAAGTGTCGGACATCCAACGAGCACAACGAGCATTTCAACATGGTTTTTGGACATAGACAGTCGGATTTCTGGGAGGATTCCGGACATCAGGGGTGTCCTAGTGATGGCTCCATATTTTACGCATCTTTAGAGATCATTTGTTGCACATTATCGCTATGTATCAAGTTATATCATGTCCCATTGGGTCAATTATATGTCCATATGCATGATTTCTAGTTTTTACTCTTTTCACCGCGAGCATTGCATAATATTTATTCTTTGTTAGTGTTTATTAGTTTTCTTTGTCGTTGTGTGTCATGTAGGTGATATGTACTTCCCCAGCACTTTGCACGATGAAAGGATTTCAAATGATGGACACCCAGGACCCTAGACTTAGCCATTTCGAAGGTGGAAAAAGTCAATTTTTAAAGTGCTCCAAATCAAGATCTAAAACTAGAAATGGATCAATGTCGTTCATACAAATCAATCGAGCCCAAGAACGTCAGATTCCAAGTTCGTATGAAGAAATGACGATTGTTTTACCAGAAGAGGTCAGGCCAAAAGATGATGTTTCATGCGACCGCTGCTGGTCGTTTGGGCACCCGTATGGAGTCCAGACAGCACCGAAAGTTGCCTCTCATGACGGGATTCTTTATGGATTTCATCCCCGTTTGTTACCACGACTTCCCTAGCCTTCGAGGGGTGATTTGGGAGagcatagtgaaggaaatatgccctagaggcaataataaagttattatttatttccttatatcatgataaatgtttattattcatgctagaattgtattaaccggaaacgtgatacatgtgtgaatacatagacaaacagagtatcactagtatgcctctacttgactagcttattgatcaaggatggttatgtttcctagccatagacaaagagttgtcatttgattaacgggatcacatcattaggagaatgatgtgattgacttgacccattccgttagcttagcacttgatcatttagtatgttgctattgctttcttcatgacttatacatgttcctataactatgagattatgcaactcccgtttaccggaggaacactttgtgtgctaccaaacgtcacgacgtaactgggtgattataaaggtgctctacagttgtctccaaaggtacttgttgggttggcatatttcgagattaggatttgtcactccgattctcgaagaggtatctctgggcccactcggtaatgcacatcactataagccttgcaagcattgtaactaatgagttagttgcgggatgatgtattacgtaacgagtaaagagacttgccggtaacgagattgaactaggtattgagatatcgacgatcgaatctcgggcaagtaacataccgatgacaaagggaacaacgtatgttgttatgcggtttgaccgataaagatcttcgtagaatatgtgggagccaatatgagcatccaggttccgctattggttattgatcggagacatgtatcggttatgtctacatagttctcgaacccgtagggtccgcacgcttaaagttcgatgacggttatattatgagtttatgtgttttgatgtaccgaaggtagttcggagtcccggatgtgatcacagacatgacgaggagtctcgaaatggtcgagacgtaaagatcaatatattggatgactatgtttggacaccagaatggttccgggaggtttcgggcatataccagagtactgggggttaccggaccccccccccccatgtTTGACCTGGAggcacccagttgacctgctgacgtcagggtgatgtcatgctgacgcaataagtattttctggatttaattcaattcagaaaattctagaaaatgccctaaacttctaaaattcatagaaaattatctgtaactccaaatgaaataatttatatatgaaaaatgatcagaaaaatccaatctatccatctgcactggtttcatgcatgtttaagcaacttaaacctgctgtttatatcaaaacatgataatgcacttaataaattcatagtttgagtttgaacttgacccttgggttcaaaataactcaaacccTTTTGGTTTTAGCTGCATTAACTCAATCCATAGCATCTTGCCATGTCAcatacatgcatcatattgttgcactgcattgattgtgttctctcttgtttgttggtggttgttccccctcagtagatgTATGTTTcgtcgatgtgatcaatgacactgatgaagaactataatatcttcagaagtgccaggcaagcaaaaaccccttgttcattctgctacaatcccactctctcgctcctgctctcttttattgcattaggacaacaacgattcatctgttacttgttgcggtagttaaaccctttttcctctgcatgacatgtcattgccacagtaaatagatgaaacccactagcatgagtaggagttgcttgagccctattgtgcctactcattcatgcttgtttgtcatgcctgttgtgcttagagttgtgtcaggtctgattcatcggggatgaattggaatggtgatgaacatgtcctactgtgtgtgagctaagtgtatgaacacgatttggtaaaggtagcggtgagaggccatgtaggagtacatggtgggttgtctcattgaaaccgtcctcaggaactgagttctgtgtttgtgatccatgaacagttacgaccacacattggaatgcttaagtgcccctctcggcttcttaaccacccttgtcctctgtccaggagttgcaagtagtttctcgtgtttgtagtatgctggaggccgtgcgcaacgctggcctgaggggtgggctgtgatgcgataggcacgtggccgggtattccgggcgcccgtttggtgttgcggaaccctgtacacatcgttcggggccgtatgtggaaacctcagccggactccctgcgaatggaacctgaataggcgataacctggactagagacttgagtgtttaggtaggccgtggccgacaccctcgctgggcttccacttgaaggttgccgagtacatgtcgtgtaaacggtgataagtggtgagagcgtgtgtgaagaagtacacccctgcagggttagcatcatctattcgaatagccgtgtccgcggtaaaggacctctgggttgcctatacagttcatagacaagtgaaagttgatactctaaaatacgcaagataagcgtgagtgttatggatgtcgctctcgtagagagacgggagcggatccatcgtggtgtattgatatggtgaatatgcggactcgtgtgcgccacctcaaaagagttacttgcagtcgtagttcaggatagccaacgggtcaaagctagcttgctgcagataaactccaccaccccctttgttgataatgatgcatatgtagttagttctgatgtaagtcttgctgggtacatttgtactcacgtttgcctattttatgtttttgcagagagacttccgtctcactagtagttccgcgtggacttcgacgtttagcttgttacctcaactacgatcttgtgccctcaacaggatcttgtagatagttaggcttctcagcccttttcatttgtagatgtctgtactcagacatgttaagcttccgcttgtgctttgacttgtatgctctgaatgttgggtcatgagacccatgtttgtaatatctcgctccttggagcctaatgaataaatacttgagttgtagaatcatgctgtgatgtcatgttgtatttgcacatatcgagcatattgtgtgtatgttattgaaatgcttggtatgtgtgggatctgactatctagttgtttatccttggtagcctctcttacggggaaatgtctcctagtgcttccactgagccttggtagcttgctactgctccagaacacttaggctggccggcatgtgtccttcttcgttcctgtgtctgtcccttcggggaaatgtcatgcggtgtctaccggagtcctgttagcctgctatagcctggtttaccggagtcctgctagcccagttgctacagcccggattcactcgctaatgaccgacacgttcgttgctgggtcatgtatgcatgtccctgtaagttagtgccactttgggttcacgactagccatgttagcccgggctccttgtcatatgggttctagcaacactatcatatacgtgtgccaaaaggcgcaaacggtcccgggcctggtaaggcgacacccgtgggaataccgtgcgtgaggctgcaaagtgatatgaggtgttacatgatagatcggtgtggcattgagtcggggtcctgacaagagagggcagccaggaggtggcgcgcggccccccttgcccccattccaaattggacaagggaagggggcggcgcccccccccctcttcttccttctctccacctcctccttccccttctccttcttggaataggaaagggggggggacaAACCTACTTAGGATTGCCCACCCTAGGGTGCACCTCTCCCCTTGGTTcgacctctcctcctcccccctttatatacggaggagcgcgggaccccatagacacaacaattgatcccttggatctcttagccgtgtgcggtgccccctccaccataatctacctcgataatatcgtagcggtgcttaggcgaagccctgcgtcggtagaacatcatcgtcgtcaccacgccatcgtgctgacggaactctccctcaaagctcggctggatcagagttcgagggacgtcatcgagctgaacgtgtgctgaactcggaggtgccacacgtttggtacttgatcggtcggctcgtgaagacgtacgactacatcaaccgcgttgtgctaacgcttccgctttcggtctacgagggtacatggacaacactctcccctctcgttgctatgcat
This window encodes:
- the LOC119291907 gene encoding probable serine acetyltransferase 2, with the translated sequence MSSCECLVVEKVSEDHAGGGGEAAGERRGGGRAPRSEAMFPIYVMGSSRARAVLLDPSAAGDPIWEAVKAEARSEAEKEPILSSFLYASVLSHDCLERALSFVLANRLEDPTLLATQLIDIFNDVMMNDVDIRRSIRLDAQAFKGRDPSCAQYSWALLYLKGYHSLQSYRIAHVLWNQGRKVLALALQSRISEVFAVDIHPAAKIGEGILLDHGTGLVIGETAVVGNWVSLMQGVTLGGTGKEHGDRHPKIGQGALLGAGATILGNITVGEGAMIAAGSLVLKHVPPHSMAVGNPAKVVGYTEKEDPSLTMKHDARRDYFEHVAGSFPDGRSNGSVVK